A region of the Oncorhynchus nerka isolate Pitt River linkage group LG26, Oner_Uvic_2.0, whole genome shotgun sequence genome:
CTCGGGAGGAGCAGCCTGGGAGGAGCAGCCTGGGAGGAGCAGCCTGGGAGGAACAGCCTGGGAGGAGCAGCTCGGGAGGAGCAGCCTGGGAGGAGCAGCCTGGGAGGAGCAGCTCGGGAGGAGCAGCCTGGGAGGAGCAGCCTGGGAGGAGCAGCCTGGGAGGAGCAGCTCGGGAGGAGCAGCCTGGGAGGAGCAGCCTGGGAAGAGCAGCCTGGGAGGAGCAGCCTGGGAGAAGCAGCCTGGGAGGAGCAGCCTGGGAGGAACAGCCTGGGAGAAGCAGCCTGGGAGGAGCAGCCTGGGAGGAACAGCCTCGGAGGAGCAGCTCGGGAGGAGCAGCCTGGGAGGAGCAGCCTGGGAGAAGCAGCCTGGGAGGAGCAGCCTGGGAAGAGCAACTCGGGAGGAGCAGAAAACTATGCAGAGACTTTGAATACAGTCTGAGAGACTCATGCAACCATTGCAGGGGATCATGGCATCGTTGACCAGAGTTAGACGTGTCTCTCTTATTCAGAGGAACCAGTCTGGTTGTCACTGTCTATCCCTACCTCAGTGTTGTTCAACATGACGACTTCGACTTTCTGAGTGATGGCGGCAGCCAGTGACGAGTGGTCAACAAAAATAGGTGGGTAACTCCAGATCACTGTTCGCGGTCAATAATGCATTTGTCTGCAAAAGGTGGGTAAAACACTCGAGCAAAATGAAAAACGTGTGTATCCGGCGTTTACATACGTTTACCGTGCACTACACCACTGGTGGCAGCGTTGGGGTCCGTGGTGTAGGAGCTAGAGATGAGGGACTTGTCTATCCGTTTCAGAGAACATATTACAGGCCATACATGCTCGTGCAGCAAAAAAAAGGGACGAGGGACTATACTGTAGGTTGCAGGTGCTTTTGTAGAATAGTGTTTTGATCGTAGGAAAGGGGAAAAGTCTGGTTGGGATGGTTGTTTGTGTGCTGTCTTGTGATCTTGCTCCTGGTTTCCATGGTGACCCTCAGGATTTTATTATACCTAATAATAAAAGAGAGAACACAAGGGTGTTTGCAATGATGTCATCAACAATGTTATGAAGTACAAACACTGAAAACTCAAACCAGCCACAAATGGACGTAAATAAAGAACCAGACACATCAAaggcaggttggcatttattgggaTGAATCTAGTcctggagacagctctgcagagtggtcactagctggccaAGCCACAAAGTGGCCCCTGGGCACCAACCTCCAGGGCACCCCTCCCAACCCTAGAGGTTGGGGGCCCCGGGGCACATGCCCTGTGTGCCCGTTCTGTAAGCTGACCctgccctaaccttaacctcatgcCTAAGactaactttaaaaaaaatctcattACTTTTTTACGATatagacaattttgactttgcggCTCACCCATCTAGCGTGGACAAACAAAAAGGTACAACAACGGGCActaacctaacccagcaccaaaaatcaaacaaacaaacaaaagctGCACGTAACGACAGACACAAAACAGCACCGCAACAAGAACTCGAGAGCTCAGCCACTTTGGCCACTCACTTCCCCAGTTTAAGACGATGGctgcgatgatgatgatgaccccGCCAACTAGCGAGACGATGGACAGCACCATTGCGTTCCGGCCCAGACGCCGCGCCCCGTCAACGTTCCCCAGCTGCAGGCTGTTCCTCGactggagaatagagagacatGTTATTGATTAGGTTACAAAATGCTAGAAAGTTACCAGGTTgttcagaaatcctggttggaagattcctAGAATCAGGAGGGAATTAAGCAGGAAATCCAGGAATCCATAAtctgggatttctggaaaacctgggaattttgggacCCTCGTTGGTGTATATAAAGGGATGAAGAACACAGATATGACATGTAAATAAATACACACAGTAATTCATTCACATAGCCCTGcttcaacatacacacacacaaatatacccatgcatgcaggcaggcaggcagacagtcggagagacagacacacaggcaaaACTCACTGTGAAGACAAAAGGTTAAAAGCAGTGGGTGGTAGTCCCATCTCTTCTGACCAGAACATTGGCCATCATTTTCTGTTCATTTCCCAGCAGGTGATCACTAACACATCGCGGCCTCCCACTTCTTTTAGCTGTTCATCTTTGTGGTGTTTCTTAGATATCACacgcactcatgcacacacacacacattccttcacAGACAACACTTACAAACCACATGTCAAATATTTAAAAGGTTCCACTCGCCATAACAGAGAAGACGAGAGCCACGATGTTGATGGGCCACAAGGGGCAGAAGCAGGACAGGATGGCCAGGATCAGGTAGTCCCTAGGGGGCTTGCCGTTGTCCTCCTCTGTCACAGTGCTGGGCTGACGGCTGATGGAAGGCCTGGGAGACCCTGCCCCATGACCCAGCAGGGACCCAGAGCGGCTTCCTTTCCGCGCCCGGCCGTTGGTTGGTTTTGCGTGTTGCAGTCGCTTGGGGGACGAGATGGAAGATGTGGGCGAGGAGTCGGCAGCACACATTCCATTACCTGTAGAAGGGTGGGTAGAGGGAGgcaaggaggggaaggagggtgaAAAGGAGGGACAAAGAAGGAACGAGAGAATGTCCTCATAGTTTCGTCGCCAAAATCGGGAATCCAGACATGATTCAACATCTATAGACGGGTTGGCTGACAACGTCACAAAAACTATAAATGTGGTCGGAAGGTGTGTGTTGTTATGATTCCGAACAGTCAGATaactagcaacaatgacaagaagccgatgtgctagctagtttagcctactcagacaccctgctcaaacagagggatgctatgttagctagctggctatgactatccaagtcaaggtaagcttttggttttacaaatgtattgccaCCAGGGCCTGCCGGcataactgcttactgactgtacactgtaacgttactgcatgattgtagcggggttactaacgcgttagttctattagctatgttgactatgatgttactttagctactatggtgacaacgatgtaggctgtgtgtagcggttatggtttggcttggaatggttttttcgcctggtcacatacagctgatgtgttgtgcattgaagtccacaagcggagggaaaaggtgagaggagagtgaatagatGTGAGTAGGAATAGAACgaggctgctatgaaagtgaactgtgtttacgcgtGATCAGGGGTATATTCATTCTGcaaattctgttgaaaaacgtttcttaaacggaagcaaacggaacaaaatggggacaaacatacctgaatttgtccaatataaacttttgtttgcaactgttggactaatgattacaccctatatcagctagatgcatgcaggagtgtgcaaggcggtattgaatgtgtcactgtctgtccatgtgaaTATGTCTCTGTCTGACTCCTCAAATTTTTCTctcaacctgtgtgcacctacattgtaaacgtTCATTCATAGACTAGGTTATAGCAAcctcatgtagtaacctaaacctatcactgttacattgaactgggtgaatggaatatgaattgACAATAGAATGtcatagaaataaggccatgctcatgaaaaatcgtcctccctcatcttaaatggcactgacCACCACTGATGTATAGATAAGTGTAATCtagagctctctctcttgcttctccttcacttTGGAAGAAATTCATTGGTTCAAAACTGTTCTAGAGCGTGTTGATTTTTAATCCGAGGGTATCCTGTTATTGACACACTTGTTGAATTATGCTGCACAACCTGACAACAACAGTAATTCATGAGGCAGTCTAgatagagcaggtgagtgcaggtaggcctagacagaggcATTTTTTGTGGTTCAAATCAATATATTTGTACAATTCTCAAATGGCTCCGAtaccccttctgaaaaaataTTGCATTCAGAGTGCAGTATAATTGCTATATGCTGCAAAGACTGCATCCAAAGTACCACAGTTGACTGCAATTACTGCccttttactgcagtttcaaaacttTTTTGTTTTTTGGAAGGGCACAAGTGATTGACGTATGGTGTGGTCAAGCCAATAACCTTACATATACTTTTTGTTTGGAAAGGGATAGAAAGAAAGGGTTTAATTGAAAGactagtggagggaggggaggattgaGTCATTGAAAGAAGAAATGGTGCTGAAGAGAAGGTTGCTATCTGTAAATCATGCATCTGTCTTAAGTGATTCCCGGACGGACAGGGCCAGACACTCAGGGTAATGAGAAGGGGAAGTGAAGGGACATCTCTAGAAAACAAACATTCGTAGAGTCGTAGATCACAACAACAGAGATGAGCTCAAAGTGTTGAGAGGGGTGTTAATTTGAAGTTGGGGTGGGTAGGGTGGAGGAGAATGGGGTGGGGTAGAGGaggataggggggggggggggttgtggaaTATTTATTTACTGGTCTCCATCTTCTCGCTGATTACTGCCAAGTGGTCTTTGCATTCCGATTGGCTGAAGTCAGGGGCTGTCTCTTGGTGCTCAGCGCTGGTTGGCTGGGATGTGATAGTCTGTTCCGGCTGCTGTTCTCCCTCCACTCCACTAGGGGCAGCATTGGTGTTGGAAGCCATGGCAGAATGCGGACGATGTTGTTTTCACTGGTAGTTTGGGCCTGTTTGATGATTGGTCTTGATTGGACTTTTGATCTTCTTCAACTGAAATGAAAAGGGGAAATAGAGAACATGATTCATTTGACAGTTACTTGCATTGTGGTGTTATCGAATTACCAGTTTGTTAGCATGGAAGTCTTAGAGCTCCTGCAATGTTCTGATCAACCGTACAATATACTATAGTCTAATGTTTCTAAACATTTTATACAGGTATACCAGGGACCAGCCAGCAAGCAATGGCTTTCTTGATTGGGACTGCTTAGATTAAACTTGACATTTTACCAAATCGTAGTCAGCTAACCATCTGAGGGGCGTGTAAGCAACATCCGGGGACCATATAGGAAGGAAactactcagggatttcaccatgaggccaatattgactttaaaatagttacagagtttattggctgtgataaaggaaaactgaggatggatcaacattgtagttactccacaatactaacctaattgacagagtgaaaagatggaagactgtacagaataaaaaaatattccaaaagatGCATACCATTTGTAAcaaagcactaaagtaatactataaaaatttggcaaagcaattcactttttgtcctgaagacaaagtgttatgtttggggaaaatccaatataacacattgcagagtaccactctccatactttcaagcatagtggtggctgcatcatgttatgggtatgcttgtaattgttaagtactggggagtttttcaggataaaaaaattacggaatggagctaagcacaggcaaaatcctagaggacaaCCTGGTTTAATCTGCTTTCCACTAGACACTGAGAGAGGAATTCACatgtcagcaggacaataacctgaaacacaaggccaaatctacactggagttgcttacaaagaagacagtgaatgttcctgagtggcggagttacagttttgacttaaatctacttgaacatCTATTGCAAtggtcaacaaccaatttgacagagcttgaacaatccaggtgtgtaaagctcttagagacttactcagaaagactcacagctgtaatcgctgcaaaaagtgcatctacaaagtattgacccaggggtgtgaatacttatgttaatgagtattcacacaggtattgtgtgtagatggatacaTTTTAAATtacggctgtaacacaacaaaatgtgtaataagtcaaggggtatgaatactttctgaaggcatatactgttgggaatagggtgctatttgggacatagggtgctatttgagactACTGCCAATAAACGTTGTACCTACTCTGTTAATAATGCACTGTTGCCAGTAGCAACCGACTGACTGACCAATGAGAATATCTTTCCACATAGGTATGACAGCCTCTGGGAATGTAATAGATGTTCTTCAAAGAGAGGAAATGTTTGGAAAATAACATGTTTTTTTACAACTATGCAATACAATAAAGCAATAAAACAAAACGGAGTAGGCTATGACTGAAGACCTGCAATGTTAGACAGAGTAAATGGCAGAGAAAAAGGCACTTCTCTTATAACtagttggaaccggttcagggaacagaaccgaaAACCGTAAAATAAAGGAAATTATTTGAGGAACAGAACCCAAACCAAAAACGAAAGTGATCTATTCCGTTCAAAAAAATAAAGTTATATATAAAAAATTCCAGTCCCACAAAAATCGCAACAAACtgcctatgcaaagccctcactctgtcactcagaaacgtATTCCAGGTGTATTGCCGCCACCAACTGGATGGGTTGA
Encoded here:
- the LOC115110040 gene encoding trafficking regulator of GLUT4 1-like isoform X2 gives rise to the protein MASNTNAAPSGVEGEQQPEQTITSQPTSAEHQETAPDFSQSECKDHLAVISEKMETSNGMCAADSSPTSSISSPKRLQHAKPTNGRARKGSRSGSLLGHGAGSPRPSISRQPSTVTEEDNGKPPRDYLILAILSCFCPLWPINIVALVFSVMSRNSLQLGNVDGARRLGRNAMVLSIVSLVGGVIIIIAAIVLNWGSIIKS
- the LOC115110040 gene encoding trafficking regulator of GLUT4 1-like isoform X1, encoding MASNTNAAPSGVEGEQQPEQTITSQPTSAEHQETAPDFSQSECKDHLAVISEKMETSNGMCAADSSPTSSISSPKRLQHAKPTNGRARKGSRSGSLLGHGAGSPRPSISRQPSTVTEEDNGKPPRDYLILAILSCFCPLWPINIVALVFSVMSRNSLQLGNVDGARRLGRNAMVLSIVSLVGGVIIIIAAIVLNWGSEWPKWLSSRVLVAVLFCVCRYVQLLFVCLIFGAGLG